The following proteins are encoded in a genomic region of Coregonus clupeaformis isolate EN_2021a chromosome 14, ASM2061545v1, whole genome shotgun sequence:
- the LOC121581261 gene encoding kinesin-like protein KIF21A isoform X1 — protein sequence MSGQDESSVRVALRIRPQLAREKIEGCHICTFCMPAEPQVMLGKDKAFTYDYVFDMDSQQDSIYTHCTEKLIEGCFEGYNATIFAYGQTGSGKTYTMGTGFDVNISDEELGIIPRAVKHLFRGIEERRQAATEQGKPVPEFKINAQFLELYNEEVLDLFESTRDMDGKRQKSTIKIHEDSNGGIYTVGVTTRMVTSEAEMMQCLKLGALSRTTASTQMNVQSSRSHAIFTIHLCQVRVCTPDDSESNETDNRLANSSSEMNSEFETLTAKFHFVDLAGSERLKRTGATGDRAKEGISINCGLLALGNVISALGDRSKRSTHVPYRDSKLTRLLQDSLGGNSQTVMIACISPSDRDFMETLSCLNYANRARNIKNKVMVNQDKASQQISALRTDIARLQMELMEYKTGKRMVGEDGMESINDMVHENSMLQTENSNLRIRVKAMQETIDAQRARLTQYLSDQANQVLAKVGEGNEEIGNMIQNYIKEIEELRAKLLESEAVNENLRKTLSRANTRSSLYGGGGSVSPAHLAPEREASDIIEIAKKDLEKLKKKERKKKKRLQRLEESHHEVELASVVKEEVPDNEQERGNDEAEGDDHVSDHEEGEELEGEDEVYEMEGEESSDESDSEELDEKENFQADLANITCEIAIKQKLIDELENSQRRLHTLKQQYEQKLMMLQSKIRDTQLERDKVLHNMGSVETCTEEKAKKIKLEYEKKLSSMNKEMQKLQSAQKEHARLLKNQSQYEKQLKKLNQDVAEMKKTKVGLMRQMKEVQEKNRASECRRNREIATLKKDQRKQEHQLRQLEAQKRQQDLILRRKNEEVTALRRQARPTSGKVNRKVSLPEPLQDASHRGIPGRPHSAGAAAPNGTPRKYPVRMGSVYTTRTARAKWQSLERRITDIIMQRLTISNMEADMNRLLKQREDLTKRREKVSRKREKITTEGTDTDRSIQSFNEEMDALAANIDYINDSIAECQANIMQMEEAKEEGDTVDVTVVISSCNLSEARFLLDHFLHMAINKGLQAAQKESQVKVMEGRLKQTEINSATQNQLLFHMLKEKAELNPELDALLGNALQEIGYLVVAENGDDSSSDESSTPSPATEGSSLASDLLKLCGEAKPRKARRRTTTQMELLYAGSGEFDSPMGDFSDPLLPLAEAQEGTGDMGTIAGHLGDRELTVSPSALSTRIAGLSGAWCSMGSERRSLERSPLTRRRMLEKGGQPPLDIKEHTPMDPKGHPARETKSHIPTPTAIEKTKITDNKPTLEESLIYQGQRGVINPVSSPKSSHAARLQCVYVAEGHTKPVMCVDCTDDLLFTGSKDRTCKVWNLVTGQEIMSLGDHPSSVVSVRYCSSLVFTVSTAYIKVWDIRDSAKCIRTLTSSGQVSTGDSCVSLRSLSIPPGENQINQISLNITGSYLYSASGNSVRMWDLRKFVSTGKLTGHLGPVLCLTVDQMGNGQDVVLTGSKDHTLKMFEVTEGVQGSIVSCHNFEPPHQEGVVSLAVQGDSLYSSSRDYCIKKWDLSRKRLVQQVASAHSDWVSALGLVPGYPVVLSADRGGLLKLWHADTLAQLGDLRGHDSPVNGLATNSSQLFTASDDRTVKIWQAKGSLEEGIH from the exons GATTCGTCCTCAGCTGGCGAGGGAGAAGATCGAGGGATGTCACATCTGTACGTTCTGTATGCCCGCCGAGCCCCAGGTGATGCTGGGTAAAGACAAGGCGTTCACGTACGACTACGTGTTTGACATGGACTCCCAGCAGGACAGCATCTACACACACTGCACTGAGAAACTCATCGAGGGATGCTTCGAGGGATACAACGCTACCATCTTCGCCTATGGACAG actGGTTCGGGGAAGACTTACACCATGGGTACAGGGTTTGACGTGAACATCAGTGACGAGGAGTTGGGCATCATTCCCCGGGCAGTCAAGCACCTCTTCAGGGGCATTGAGGAACGACGGCAGGCCGCCACAGAGCAGGGCAAGCCTGTACCCGAGTTCAAGATCAACGCACAGTTCCTGGAG CTGTACAATGAGGAGGTGTTGGATCTGTTTGAATCAACGCGGGACATGGATGGGAAGAGACAGAAGTCCACCATCAAGATTCATGAGGACTCTAACGGAGGCATCTACACTGTGGGAGTCACCACACGCATGGTCACCTCCGAGGCAGAG ATGATGCAGTGTCTGAAGCTGGGTGCTCTGTCCCGTACCACGGCCAGCACCCAGATGAACGTCCAGAGCTCGCGCTCCCATGCCATCTTCACCATCCACCTGTGCCAAGTCAGAGTCTGCACTCCGGATGACAGC GAGTCCAATGAGACAGACAACCGCCTGGCCAACAGTTCCTCTGAGATGAACTCTGAGTTTGAGACGCTGACGGCTAAGTTTCACTTTGTGGACCTGGCTGGGTCGGAGAGACTAAAGAGGACAGGCGCTACCGGGGACAGAGCCAAGGAAGGCATCTCCATCAACTGTGGACTG cttgcGCTGGGTAACGTGATCAGTGCTCTGGGAGACAGGAGTAAGAGGTCCACCCACGTGCCTTACAGGGACTCGAAACTCACCCGGCTACTGCAGGACTCCCTGGGAGGAAACAG TCAAACGGTGATGATAGCGTGTATCAGCCCGTCTGACCGGGACTTCATGGAGACACTGAGCTGTCTGAACTACGCTAACAGAGCCAGGAACATTAAGAACAAGGTGATGGTGAACCAGGACAAAGCCTCCCAGCAGATATCAGCTCTCAGGACTGATATTGCCAGGCTACAGATGGAACTGATGGAGTACAAGACG GGCAAGCGTATGGTGGGGGAGGACGGCATGGAGAGCATCAACGATATGGTCCATGAGAACAGCATGCTACAGACAGAGAACAGTAACCTGAGGATCAGGGTCAAGGCCATGCAGGAGACCATTGACGCCCAGAGGGCCAGACTCACACAGTACCTCAGTGACCAGGCCAACCAGGTTCTGGCCAAAGTGG GTGAGGGGAATGAGGAGATTGGAAATATGATCCAGAACTACATCAAAGAAATCGAGGAGCTCAG AGCCAAGCTCCTGGAGAGTGAGGCAGTGAATGAGAACCTCCGTAAAACCCTGTCCCGTGCCAACACACGTTCCTCCCTGTACGGGGGTGGGGGCTCCGTCTCCCCAGCCCACCTCGCCCCCGAGAGAGAGGCTTCCGACATCATCGAGATAGCCAAGAAAGATCTGGAGAAACTcaagaagaaagagaggaagaaaaaGAAGAG ACTGCAGCGGCTCGAGGAGAGTCACCATGAGGTTGAGCTTGCCAG TGTAGTCAAGGAGGAAGTACCAGACAACGAACAGGAACGAGGCAACGACGAGGCTGAGGGG GATGACCATGTCAGTGACCATGAGGAAGGCGAGGAGCTGGAGGGAGAGGACGAGGTgtatgagatggagggagaggagagctcGGACGAGTCAGACTCTGAAGAACTGGATGAGAAAG AGAACTTCCAGGCGGACCTGGCCAACATCACTTGTGAGATCGCCATCAAGCAGAAGCTGATAGACGAGCTGGAGAACAGCCAGCGCCGTCTGCACACGCTCAAACAGCAGTACGAACAGAAACTCATGATGCTGCAGAGCAAGATCAGAGACACACAGCTGGAGAGGGACAAGGTGCTGCACAACATGG GCTCGGTGGAGACATGTACGGAAGAGAAGGCTAAGAAGATTAAGTTAGAATACGAGAAGAAGCTGAGCTCTATGAACAAGGAGATGCAGAAGCTGCAGTCAGCCCAGAAGGAACACGCACGCCTTCTCAAGAACCAATCACAGTACGAGAAACAGCTCAAGAAACTCAACCAGGATGTGGCTGAGATGAAAAAAACAAAG GTGGGTCTGATGCGTCAGATGAAGGAGgtgcaggagaagaacagagcgtCAGAGTGCCGACGCAACAGAGAGATCGCTACTCTGAAGAAGGACCAGCGCAAACAGGAG CACCAACTGAGACAGCTGGAGGCTCAGAAGAGGCAGCAGGACCTGATACTACGCAGGAAGAATGAGGAG GTGACAGCTCTGAGGAGACAGGCGAGGCCCACCTCAGGGAAGGTGAACAGAAAGGTGAGCCTACCGGAACCCCTCCAGGACGCTTCACACCGCGGCATCCCAGGCAGACCTCACTCTGCTGGGGCAGCAGCCCCCAATGGCACCCCAAG GAAGTACCCGGTGAGGATGGGGAGTGTCTACACCACCAGGACAGCTCGGGCTAAATGGCAGTCTTTGGAGAGACGCATCACTGACATCATCATGCAGAGGCTGACCATCTCGAACATGGAGGCTGATATGAACCGGCTCCTCAAG CAACGTGAGGACCTGACCAAGCGAAGGGAGAAGGTGTCTCGTAAGAGGGAGAAGATCACCACAGAGGGGACCGACACGGACCGAAGCATCCAGTCTTTCAACGAGGAGATGGACGCCCTGGCGGCCAACATCGACTACATCAACGACAGCATCGCTGAATGTCAGGCTAACATTATGCAGATGGAGGAAGCTAAG GAGGAGGGAGACACAGTGGACGTTACCGTGGTGATCAGCTCCTGTAACCTATCAGAAGCCCGCTTCCTGCTTGATCACTTCCTGCACATGGCCATCAACAAG GGTCTGCAGGCGGCCCAGAAGGAGTCCCAGGTGAAGGTGATGGAGGGCAGGTTGAAGCAGACAGAGATCAACAGCGCCACTCAGAACCAGCTGCTGTTCCACATGCTGAAGGAGAAGGCTGAACTCAACCCTGAGCTGGACGCTCTGCTGGGCAACGCACTGCAAG AGATAGGTTACCTAGTGGTGG CAGAGAATGGAGATGACAGCAGTAGTGATGAGTCCTCTACGCCCAGCCCAGCCACAGAGGGAAG TTCATTGGCCTCTGACCTCCTGAAGCTGTGTGGAGAGGCCAAACCTAGGAAG GCACGCAGAAGAACAACCACCCAGATGGAGCTGCTGTATGCTGGTAGTGGTGAATTTGACTCTCCTATGGGGGACTTCTCTGACCCCCTGCTACCTCTGGCAGAGGCCCAGGAAGGGACAGGGGACATGGGGACAATAGCAGGACATCTCGGGGACAGGGAACTCACTGTGTCCCCCTCAGCACTGTCCACCAGGATAGCTGGACT TTCTGGAGCCTGGTGTTCTATGGGATCTGAGAGAAGATCACTGGAGCGCTCGCCTCTAACACGCAGGAGGATGCTAGAGAAGGGAGGACAACCCCCCTTAGACATCAAGGAACACACACCTATGGACCCCAAGGGTCACCCAGCAAGAGAGACAAAGTCACACATACCCACGCCCACAGCCATAGAGAAGACCAAAATCACAGACAACAAACCAAC GTTGGAAGAGTCGCTTATATATCAAGGACAAAG AGGGGTGATCAACCCTGTGTCATCCCCTAAGAGCAGCCATGCTGCCAGACTACAGTGTGTCTATGTGGCTGAGGGACACACCAAACCTGTCATGTGTGTCGACTGCACTGATGACCTGCTCTTCACTGGCTCTAAAG atcGTACGTGTAAGGTGTGGAACCTGGTGACTGGTCAGGAGATCATGTCTCTGGGAGATCATCCCAGCAGTGTGGTGTCTGTTAGATACTGTTCCAGCCTGGTCTTCACTGTCTCCACCGCTTACATCAAGGTCTGGGACATCCGAGACTCCGCCAAGTGCATACGCACACTCAC aTCGTCGGGCCAGGTTAGTACAGGGGACAGCTGTGTGTCTCTCAGGTCCCTGTCCATCCCTCCAGGAGAGAACCAGATCAACCAGATTTCTCTGAACATCACGGGATCCTACCTTTACTCCGCCTCTGGCAACTCAGTCCGCATGTGGGACCTCAGGAA GTTTGTGTCTACTGGCAAGCTGACGGGTCACCTGGGTCCGGTCTTGTGTCTGACCGTCGACCAGATGGGCAACGGTCAAGACGTGGTCCTAACGGGGTCCAAGGACCATACCCTGAAGATGTTTGAGGTGACGGAGGGTGTCCAGGGCAGCATTGTGTCCTGTCACAACTTTGAGCCGCCACACCAGGAGGGTGTAGTCTCTCTGGCTGTTCAGGGGGACAGCCTCTACAGCAGCTCCAGAGACTACTGCATCAAGAAGTGGGACCTGTCCCGCAAACGACTAGTACAG CAGGTGGCGAGTGCCCACTCTGACTGGGTAAGTGCGCTGGGTTTGGTGCCAGGGTACCCGGTAGTGCTGAGTGCAGACAGGGGAGGTCTGCTGAAGCTGTGGCACGCTGATACCCTGGCACAGCTAGGAGACCTGAGGGGACACGACAGCCCTGTTAACGGACTGGCTACCAACAGCAGCCAGCTATTCACTGCCTCAGA TGACCGGACAGTGAAGATTTGGCAAGCAAAGGGTTCTTTGGAGGAAGGGATCCACTGA